A DNA window from Pogona vitticeps strain Pit_001003342236 chromosome 2, PviZW2.1, whole genome shotgun sequence contains the following coding sequences:
- the FGFR4 gene encoding fibroblast growth factor receptor 4, whose product MTALLCGLLRLLVVATTCAWPAVSIEGTTDPEMSDSHMVEAEEEHLLLDPGSLLKLYCSTNHSLVISWYKEAKQLFPGGRVHMRQSMLEIAEVTYEDSGLYSCRSRITGESLRNFTISVVDSLASGDDDEDSDVDSPHVDSNEEPMHTRRAPYWTHPHRMEKKLYAVPAGNTVKFRCPASGSPNPTIRWLKNGREFRGEHRIGGIRLRHQHWSLVMESVVPSDRGNYTCLVENKFGSIRYSYFLDVLERSPHRPILQAGLPANTTAVVGSDVEFFCKVYSDAQPHIQWLKHIEVNGSSYGPDGVPYVQVLKTADINSSEVEVLYLHNVSMEDAGEYTCLAGNSIGLSYQSAWLTVLPDEEQVQEADAPEIKYSDIIIYTSGGLAITMAIVIVVLCRMQIQPNKQPLEPMAVHKLSKFPLIRQFSLESSSSGKSTTSLMRVTRLSSSCTPMLAGVMEVELPLDSKWEFPRDRLVLGKPLGEGCFGQVVRAEAYGIDQERPERPITVAVKMLKDNATDKDLADLISEMEMMKLMDQHKNIINLLGVCTQDGPLYVIVEFAAKGNLREYLRARRPPTPDYTFDITKMPEEQLSFKDLVSCVYQVARGMEYLESKRCIHRDLAARNVLVTEDNVMKIADFGLARGVHDIDYYKKTSNGRLPVKWMAPEALFDRVYTHQSDVWSFGILMWEIFTLGGSPYPGIPVEELFKLLREGHRMDKPSNCTHELYMMMRECWHAVPSQRPTFKQLVEGLDKVLVAVSEEYLDLSMPFEQYSPSCEDTTSTCSSDDSVFTHDPLPVSPCLFPYHNVRT is encoded by the exons ATGACAGCCCTGCTGTGCGGCCTCTTGAGATTGCTGGTGGTGGCAACCACGTGTGCTTGGCCAGCAGTTTCCATAGAAGGAACCACAGACCCAG AGATGTCTGACAGCCACATGGTGGAGGCTGAGGAGGAGCACCTGCTACTGGACCCAGGGAGTCTGCTGAAGCTCTACTGCAGCACCAACCACAGCCTTGTGATCTCATGGTACAAAGAAGCCAAGCAGCTTTTCCCAGGTGGGCGTGTGCACATGCGACAGAGCATGCTGGAGATTGCTGAGGTCACCTATGAAGACTCGGGACTATACTCGTGCCGATCACGGATCACTGGGGAAAGCCTGCGCAACTTCACTATCTCTGTTGTAG ATTCATTGGCttcaggtgatgatgatgaagacagTGATGTGGACAGCCCCCATGTGGATTCCAATGAGGAGCCCATGCATACCCGGCGAG CACCCTATTGGACCCACCCTCACCGAATGGAAAAGAAGCTGTATGCCGTCCCAGCAGGAAATACCGTCAAGTTCCGCTGCCCAGCCTCCGGCAGCCCCAACCCAACGATTCGCTGGCTGAAGAATGGGCGGGAATTCCGGGGGGAGCATCGGATTGGAGGGATCCGA CTACGGCATCAACACTGGAGCTTGGTCATGGAGAGTGTGGTACCCTCAGATCGAGGCAACTACACTTGCCTGGTGGAGAACAAGTTTGGCAGCATTCGCTACAGCTACTTTCTGGATGTGCTAG AGAGATCCCCGCACAGGCCCATCTTGCAAGCTGGGCTACCCGCCAACACCACAGCTGTTGTGGGCAGTGATGTCGAGTTCTTCTGCAAGGTGTACAGCGATGCCCAGCCCCATATACAGTGGCTTAAACACATTGAAGTGAATGGCAGCAGCTATGGCCCAGATGGAGTGCCATACGTGCAAGTGCTTAAG ACGGCAGACATTAACAGTTCTGAAGTAGAAGTACTCTACTTGCATAATGTCTCCATGGAAGATGCTGGTGAATACACATGTCtagcagggaattccattggccTGTCTTACCAATCAGCTTGGCTTACTGTGCTTCCAG ATGAAGAACAAGTACAAGAGGCAGATGCCCCTGAAATAAAGTATAGTGACATCATTATCTACACTTCTGGGGGACTGGCCATCACTATGGCTATTGTCATCGTTGTCTTGTGCCGGATGCAAATTCAGCCAAACAAGCAGCCCTTGGAGCCCATGGCTGTACACAAGCTCTCCAAATTCCCCCTCATCCGGCAG TTCTCACTGGAATCAAGCTCCTCAGGGAAATCTACCACATCACTGATGCGTGTCACACGCCTCTCGTCAAGCTGTACCCCCATGCTGGCTGGTGTCATGGAAGTGGAGCTGCCACTGGATTCAAAGTGGGAATTCCCACGAGACAG GCTGGTGTTGGGCAAGCCACTAGGTGAGGGCTGTTTTGGGCAGGTGGTGAGAGCAGAAGCCTATGGGATTGACCAGGAACGGCCTGAGCGCCCCATCACTGTTGCTGTCAAAATGCTGAAAG ataatgCTACTGACAAGGACTTGGCTGACCTCATTTCGGAAATGGAAATGATGAAACTTATGGACCAGCACAAGAATATCATCAACCTCTTGGGTGTCTGTACACAAGATG GGCCTCTCTATGTGATCGTGGAGTTTGCTGCTAAAGGGAACCTGCGGGAGTACCTGCGTGCCCGTCGCCCTCCCACACCAGATTATACCTTTGACATTACCAAGATGCCCGAGGAGCAACTGTCCTTCAAAGACTTGGTCTCGTGTGTCTACCAAGTGGCACGTGGCATGGAATACCTGGAGTCCAAACGG TGCATTCATCGAGATCTGGCTGCCCGCAATGTCCTTGTCACTGAAGATAATGTCATGAAAATTGCTGATTTTGGCTTGGCCCGTGGTGTCCATGACATTGACTACTACAAGAAAACCAGCAAC gGCCGTCTGCCTGTAAAATGGATGGCACCAGAGGCTCTCTTTGACAGGGTGTACACGCATCAGAGTGATGT GTGGTCTTTTGGAATTCTGATGTGGGAGATCTTTACATTGGGGGGTTCCCCATACCCAGGCATCCCAGTAGAAGAACTCTTCAAACTCCTGAGAGAAGGCCACCGCATGGACAAGCCCTCCAATTGCACCCATGAACT GTATATGATGATGAGAGAATGCTGGCATGCTGTACCTTCACAACGACCCACTTTCAAGCAGCTGGTGGAGGGACTGGATAAAGTCCTGGTTGCTGTCTCTGAAGAG tATCTAGACCTCTCCATGCCCTTTGAACAGTATTCCCCCTCCTGCGAGGACACGACCAGTACCTGCTCTTCGGATGACTCTGTCTTCACCCACGACCCCCTGCCTGTTAGCCCTTGCCTTTTCCCCTATCACAATGTGAGGACATGA